CAGTAGATTAGGGCGATAAGGGTCATCGTTATTTTAGCAGGATTTAACAGTAGTTCTTTTTCAATAATGTTTTTTGGGTTAGCACTTCCCAACTTCCAGCTCCACAAACAAGATAGTGTGtgttaaaggtgcactatgccaaaatcgctctgccatttcctggttgataaaatttgaatagttcgcctaatttcagtttgtgacaaaacccaCCACAGCCAGTGTAGAGAACCATTGTactatctaaaccactgtgaaatatcttctccagaaccaaaaatattgtatttttagctgtttgaagctggtgtacaaaactgaaaagtaaaagacgcaaaaacaaaacttaagaacgagAAGCAtataaatagtgcacatagaacacatATGCCGCTTCtttgacttgctttcaatgagaatgatgcATCTataaaacacacatttctatgtgaatttggttgaaTCTCCCAAAACGTTACATATAGAAGAGTTAAAGCTGCAATAAGGGTCATTGTCATAATGTATTGGATTTATGCACTCTATCTATTGAATAGATACCTTTACACCAATGCTACAATGTTTCTGTATTTACATGTCTAGTACTACAAATGAGAAAGACAGAACTGGTTGTACTTACCCAGTACCAGGAACACCCACCACAGCCAGTACTGCCCATCAAAGTACCCAGGGAAATAGGTGGAGAACTAGGGAGAAAAATAATAATCACACAAACATAAAAGATAAGTGGACTGGTCATAGTAACCATAAATGTGATCTTGGGCTCTGGAAGAGGGAAACCTACACCAAACTGAAGTGCTTTGCCATCAGATCCCTGCCACTTGATGCTTCTTATGTTAAGGAACCACAATCTACTCTGACCAAAATATCATTACATATAATTTTAATAAAAGTATTTATTTCTTGTATATAAATATCAGGGAAAGCTTTGTCTACCACCTTTACATCTCAGAGAGGGTTGGTAGGGAAATCTTACCCGGACAATGAGGATCCACTTGATGAGCGACAGGCCGAAGCCAGAGATGGCCCCGTAGCGGCCTGCTGCCGAGGTGGTCAGACAGAAGGACAGGAAGAAACCGATCCAGTTGAAAAGGAATGCCACTaaagtggaggaagagagggaaagaggcggTGTATATGGTCTACTAGGATGGGCTTTCTCCTCACAATATAACATTCTACGATCACATCAAATATCCATCAAATACCTTTATCGTGAAAGAAATACATTACATGACTGTTCTTCATGTCGCCGTTGTGTATTATACCAACCCCCGTCCCAACCAAGGAGAAGGTTTTACTTCAAGATGTGACTTACTAAAAAAGGTCAACATGAAAATGCCATCGTTCCCTATGCGCAGCTGGTCTGCATCCTCAAAGTCGTCCCTGGCTACAAAGTCTTCATCCTGCAGAGATAGAGATAAACATACGGTAGAGATCATTATCAAGTCATTTTATGATGGAAATCCTATTAAAAAGGCTATATCAACCAAGAAAGGAAACATTCACGCTACAAAGCACAACTCCTTCTCTTCATTGACCCTTCGCTTTACATTTCTCTAATGTCGTGGATGGAGAAGGCATTTAGCTGGAAAGCTGCTTCAATTTAGTTGAAAGAATAACATTTGATGTGCAATCAGGAAATGCGCCACTAATACGCTACAGGTCGACAGACAGGTCTCTGCAAACGGCTGCCACATCTTTGCCTAATGGTACTATTCCATTCCACACACTTCCACCCCATTACTGTACCTCCAGTGCACAGCAAGTTAGTACATCATCAAAAGTCCCCAGTTGTTCCCTGTGCTGTACGCAAGGCAAGCAGTGTGTGGCAAAGAAACACAGACCAGTCATTTAAATGGGATGAcaaggtatgacaaaacatttcccACTGGAGGGCATAGATGAGCAGTCTCATTATCTGACAGTGATTATTAGGGTGTCTGCTGACAATGTATGACTCACCATTTCAATACACTCTACTGAGTACAGtatatctacacacacaaccatagTTAAACAGGTTTGCTTTGATATTATATGCAATGGGGTTCATGGTGTTATACTCCGAGTATAAAATAGTCTGGCAAAACCACAAGGGAGGATACCGTGGAGTTTGTAACAGTGGGACACTCACCCTTCCAGCCACCAAGGGAACATGGGCTTCAGCCTTGGTTCGCTCCGCCTCGTCATAGGAAGGGAGCGTTGTGGCCACGTTGTATGATGGTGGCTTGGGGAAACCCCCATTTTCTTTGTAGTCAAAATAAGCTAAGAGAGATAAATAAGTTAAATTGCGGCGCATAAGCTGCTGTGTTACACTTCAGTGTTATCTATCCCCTTATGGTGGGCTAATTGCTGTAACAGCATAGGTAAACCTAACGTTAGTAGGGAAATCTCCACTGTGTCCGAACAAAGATACTTGATGGTCATAGTCTAGTTCTGGACTGTGTAATGTCCCTTGGAGTAAAGGTAAGGACATTGATTCCCAGGCCAAACCATAGTGCtgctctgtgatgtgtgtgtgtgtattgcgctTTTACCTGCATTTTCTTCTGCAATGCTGCTGTAAGGGGGTGGGGCATCGGCTGCCACCTGGAGAGCCTCCTCTGGCTCCTCTTCATTGGGCAGCTGCATGGGGGAGGAGTCAATACACGGGTTAGGCCTAGATGACCGTGACAACGTCAACATGACATAGAGAAGAAATCAGTCCAAGCACTattctgccctaccaagcaaaaagacagtaactgctcatagcgtgGAACTGATACATTacttttatttaccttggtttcacagtaactttatgcagttactgctaacatgacccccattttctccaaaacacaatacagtagaggcaggatacttgttcacatgattaagcatgtatttaatgtagcaaaaaATGACATTCACTCATTTTTgaccaaatgagcagttactgcctttttgcttggtagggcagtattgAGATGTAGCCTAAGGAAAACAAGCTACCTAAGCTACAGGGTCAGGCAACTCCATATTATAGCAGACTTATGGACAAGACACACCATAACGAACACCGGCCGTGCGCAACATGTCACCTGCTGGGTGTCAATGAACGATGGCGATTCAGCATGTAGAATCGTCAGGAAATGAACTGAAAATGAAGGCCAATGTTCAGTGGTCAGATGAGATAGGATGGCTGCCCGCTGCACAAGGTTGACGTTGAGATGGCATTTTCCCTCTTACAGGGTCACGCTAGGATTCAGCCAAAGATAGTGGATAAATAACAATGTCTTACTCAGGCCGTTTATCATTGAAAAAATGTCAAGTTCTGGTCTGCTTAACGGGGTGGTTCTCCCATAGGCACCAGTGGTTCTCCCATAGGCACCAATGCAATAGCtgctgggtctggtctgcttagttcatGGACTTTCATTGAACCAGAAAAAATGAGCGAGTGGGATGTTTTCCTTCCTCTTCCGTCTCTGGTTCAGCATTACTCTTTGATCAGACCTCTCATGACCTAGCTACTCATGTAACAAAATGGAAAGCAGACACCCACTGTTCTCCATTTTGGTTGTATAACAGAGATTGTTGTCCTCTTCAACCCCCCAATAAATGTTTATAGTATTTTGTATCAGTATGCAGGCCCATCAGTTGTCATGTTAACTCATTACTAACTTCCAAGAGGATTAGGCTCCAGAATATTGGTGAGTTCAGGCAGAGAAATACAGTCCACAGATGGGGCCAGCTGTCAACTACACTGTATAAAATGGTAGAAATTGCACCAAAGAATGTCACTTGTGATAATGAGCTAATATTGTTGATAAGGGCAGTCATCAGTTTCCTACTTACACTAAACCTAGCGGTAATGGGAGATAAAGGGATCAAATTCATGGAGGATATTGCACTAGCCCTCAATAGACTTCACCTAGCAACCTGGTTGTCCATTCACAGACGCCAACTACCTTTACCGCTTATTGATGAAGGCATCTTTTTATTAAGTGCCCTGGTGCTCGCTCTAAAATATTAACACCCATCACttgcggtacggttttggaaacataaggaatgtacactacatgaccaaaagtatgtggacatctgctcgtcgaacatctcattccaaaatcatggacattaatatggagtcggtcccccctttgctgctataacagcctccactcttctgggaaggctttccactagatgtttgaacattgctgtggggacttgattctattcagccacaagagcattagtgaggttgggcgattaggcctagctcgcagtcggcgttccaattcatcccaaaggtgttcgatggggttgaggtcaggactctgtgcaggccagtcaagttattccacaccgatctagacaaaccatttctgtatggacctcgctttgtgcatgggggcattgtcatgctgaaacaggaaagggcctgccccaaactgttgccacaacgtatgctgtagcgttaagatttccctacactggaactaaggggcctagcccgaaccatgaaaaacagccccaaaataaactttacatttggcactatgaattggggcaggtagcgttctcctgacatccgccaaacccagatttgtctgtcggactgccagatggtgaagcatgattcatcactccacagAGCGTATTTCCaatgttccagagtccaatggcggcgagctttacaccactccagccaaccgacgcttggcattgtgatcttaggcttggccatggaaagccatttcatgaagctccagacgaacagttcttgtgctgacgttgcttccagaggcagtttggaactcggtagtgagtgttgcaaccaaggtcagacaattttta
The DNA window shown above is from Salmo salar chromosome ssa13, Ssal_v3.1, whole genome shotgun sequence and carries:
- the LOC106567495 gene encoding NEDD4 family-interacting protein 1-like produces the protein MAEPCARYQQLPNEEEPEEALQVAADAPPPYSSIAEENAAYFDYKENGGFPKPPSYNVATTLPSYDEAERTKAEAHVPLVAGRDEDFVARDDFEDADQLRIGNDGIFMLTFFMAFLFNWIGFFLSFCLTTSAAGRYGAISGFGLSLIKWILIVRFSTYFPGYFDGQYWLWWVFLVLGFLLFLRGFINYAKIRKMADSFSSLPRTRVLFIY